A genomic window from Henningerozyma blattae CBS 6284 chromosome 3, complete genome includes:
- the ISW1 gene encoding chromatin-remodeling ATPase ISW1 (similar to Saccharomyces cerevisiae ISW1 (YBR245C); ancestral locus Anc_6.161) yields MSEKSDYELALEPFKEDMPPLDPESNKKRYLIKDGGKPHFDLDGTVKRFQHLLGLSGLFRHFIEGKAKKDDRFQRVLDILDDDGNKKGKGRAGHQDKRRRKTETEEDAELLKGETDGDEENLEFQFRESPGYIDGLLRSYQIQGVNWLISLHKNGLAGILADEMGLGKTLQTITFLGYLRYVEKKPGPFLVIAPKSTLNNWLREINKWTPDVNAFILQGDKVERSELIKTKLLECDFEIVVASYEIIIREKAAFRKIDWEYIVIDEAHRIKNEESMLSQVLREFSSRNRLLITGTPLQNNLHELWALLNFLLPDIFSSSEDFDSWFSSNESEEDQDKIVKQLHTVLQPFLLRRIKSDVETSLLPKKELNLYVGMSNMQKKWYKQILEKDLDAVNGSNGNKESKTRLLNIVMQLRKCCNHPYLFDGAEPGPPYTTDEHLVYNSAKLNVLDKLLEKVKEEGSRVLIFSQMSRVLDIMEDYCYFRGYEYCRIDGQTAHEDRIAAIDEYNAPDSSKFIFLLTTRAGGLGINLTTADIVVLFDSDWNPQADLQAMDRAHRIGQKKQVKVYRFVTDNSVEEKILERATQKLKLDQLVIQQNRTSTQKKKQKEKQNEQKDALLSMIQHGAADVFKSGNTSTGSSARGTPHPSGTTSGNDDAAEKEAIDLESILELSEGKTQSLNQKYATLGLDDLQKFNQDSAYEWNGTDFKKKTVEKDIISPLWINPTKRERKENYNIDGYYKDVLNTGKTTTPTQPRMPKPHAFNSHQFQPPQLKVLYEKERMWTAKKTGYKPTMEDVKNTYGEIEEEEKKKQLLELLNLSIHNAQELSEEEKQEKLELEKKGFTNWNKIEFRKFISASGKYGRNSIQAIAMELSGTKTLEEVREYAKAFWKNIEQIEDYEKYLKSIEVEEEKIRRVKFQQEALRRKLSQCKAPLFDLSLKFPPSSSNKRTYSEEEDRFILLMLFKYGLDRDDVYELIRDEIRDSPLFELDFFFQSRTPTELARRGYTLLQCLEKEFNSSIVMDEETKLRMKNEDEEGSKVREEMGEASGANGTSETSETSGTTDGHIDKKMKV; encoded by the coding sequence ATGTCAGAGAAATCGGATTATGAATTGGCATTGGAGCCATTCAAAGAAGATATGCCACCTTTGGATCCAGAATCAAATAAGAAAcgttatttaattaaagatgGTGGGAAACCTCATTTCGATCTGGATGGTACTGTGAAGAGATTCCAACATTTATTAGGATTGAGTGGTTTATTTAGACATTTCATTGAAGGGAAGGCCAAGAAAGATGATAGATTTCAAAGAGTGTTGGATATCttagatgatgatggtAATAAAAAAGGTAAAGGTCGTGCTGGTCATCAAGATAAAAGAAGACGTAAGACCGAAACAGAAGAAGATGCAGAGTTATTAAAGGGCGAAACTGATGgagatgaagaaaatttgGAGTTTCAATTCCGAGAATCTCCAGGTTATATTGATGGTCTTTTAAGATCATATCAAATCCAAGGTGTTAATTGGTTAATTTCTTTACACAAGAATGGATTAGCAGGTATATTAGCGGATGAGATGGGGTTAGGTAAGACATTACAAACGATCACATTCTTAGGGTATTTAAGATATGTGGAGAAAAAACCTGGTCCATTTTTAGTGATTGCACCTAAATCTACATTAAACAATTGGTTAAGAGAAATCAATAAATGGACACCAGATGTGAATGCCTTTATCTTACAAGGTGATAAAGTGGAAAGATCTGAGTTGATCAAGACGAAATTACTTGAATgtgattttgaaatagtTGTTGCATCTTatgaaattatcattagagAAAAAGCTGCATTCAGAAAGATTGACTGGGaatatattgttattgatGAAGCTCATcgtattaaaaatgaagaatccATGTTATCCCAAGTTTTGAGAGAATTCAGTTCACGTAATCGATTATTAATTACTGGTACTCCATTACAAAACAATTTACATGAACTTTGggcattattaaattttcttttaccTGATATTTTCTCGAGTTCTGAAGATTTCGATTCATGGTTTTCATCTAATGAATCTGAAGAGGATCAAGATAAAATTGTGAAGCAATTACATACGGTGTTACAACCATTTTTATTACGTCGTATTAAAAGTGATGTGGAAACTTCGTTATTGCCTAAAAAGgaattgaatttatatGTGGGGATGTCTAATatgcaaaaaaaatggtataAACAAATCTTAGAAAAGGATTTAGATGCAGTTAATGGTTCTAATGGGAATAAAGAATCCAAGACCAGATTATTAAACATTGTTATGCAATTAAGGAAATGTTGTAATCATCCATATCTATTTGATGGAGCAGAACCGGGTCCACCATATACTACAGATGAACATTTAGTTTATAATTCTGCTAAATTGAATGTattagataaattattagaaaaagtGAAAGAAGAAGGTTCACGTGTTTTGATTTTCAGTCAAATGTCTAGAGTATTGGATATTATGGAagattattgttatttccGAGGATATGAATATTGTCGAATTGATGGTCAAACAGCTCATGAGGATAGAATTGCTGCGATTGATGAATATAATGCACCAGATTCGAgtaaatttatctttttattGACCACACGTGCTGGTGGGTTGGGTATTAATTTGACGACAGCCGATATAgttgtattatttgatagTGATTGGAATCCACAAGCGGATTTACAAGCTATGGATAGAGCTCATCGTATTGGTCAGAAGAAGCAAGTGAAAGTGTATAGATTTGTTACTGATAATTCTGTGGAGGAAAAAATTCTTGAGAGAGCCACacaaaaattgaaattggaTCAATTGGTTATTCAACAGAATCGTACGTCTACAcaaaagaagaaacaaaaggaaaaacaaaatgaaCAAAAAGatgcattattatcaatgatTCAACATGGTGCTGCAGATGTTTTCAAATCCGGGAACACTAGTACAGGATCAAGTGCAAGAGGTACACCACATCCAAGTGGTACTACGAGTGGTAATGATGATGCAGCAGAGAAAGAAGCAATTGATTTGGAAAGTATCTTGGAATTATCAGAAGGTAAAACACAATCGTTGAATCAGAAATATGCGACTTTAGGGTTGGatgatttacaaaaattcAATCAAGATTCAGCATATGAATGGAACGGTACAGATTTCAAGAAAAAGACAGTGGAAAAGGATATTATCAGTCCACTTTGGATCAATCCTACCAAGAGAGAACGTAAAGAGAATTATAATATCGATGGGTATTATAAAGATGTATTGAACACGGGGAAGACGACGACACCAACACAACCAAGAATGCCCAAACCACATGCGTTTAATAGTCATCAATTCCAACCTCCTCAATTGAAAGTTCTTTATGAAAAGGAAAGAATGTGGACTGCGAAGAAGACTGGATATAAACCTACGATGGAAGATGTGAAGAATACGTATGGTGAGATTGAAGAGGaggagaaaaaaaaacaattattggaattattGAATCTTTCGATCCATAACGCACAAGAATTAAGTGAAGAGGAGAAGCAAGAGAAGTTGGAATTGGAGAAAAAGGGGTTTACCAATTGGAATAAGATTGAATTCCGTAAATTCATATCTGCGTCGGGGAAATATGGACGTAATTCCATTCAAGCGATAGCTATGGAATTATCTGGTACCAAGACTTTGGAAGAAGTTAGAGAATATGCCAAGGCGTTTTGGAAGAATATTGAACAGATTGAAGATTAtgagaaatatttgaaaagtattgaAGTGGAAGAGGAAAAAATACGTCGAGTGAAATTCCAACAAGAGGCGTTGCGTCGGAAATTATCTCAATGTAAAGCTCCGTTATTTGATTTGAGTTTGAAATTCCCACCTTCGTCGAGTAATAAGAGGACGTattctgaagaagaagatcgGTTCATCCTGTTGATGCTGTTCAAATATGGGTTGGATCGAGACGATGTGTATGAGTTGATCCGTGATGAGATTCGTGATTCTCCATTGTTTGAActtgattttttctttcaaagtAGAACGCCCACAGAGTTGGCAAGAAGAGGGTATACCCTATTGCAATGTTTGGAGAAGGAGTTTAATAGTAGTATTGTTATGGATGAGGAGACGAAGTTAAGGATGAAGAATGAGGATGAAGAGGGGAGTAAAGTTCGGGAAGAGATGGGTGAGGCGAGTGGGGCGAATGGAACAAGTGAAACGAGTGAAACGAGTGGAACTACGGATGGACATATTGATAAGAAGATGAAAGTATAG
- the TBLA0C03820 gene encoding gag-pol fusion protein, with protein MPSPNTIKSAQSFLGMVNYYRNFIPQCSLLSKPFEFISKKCDWSKKQDQAVITLKQKLCSAPVLVPFIPGDEYRLSTDASTIALGGVLERLHMGQLVGVIGYFSKTVNPTQARYLVGEIELLSIIQNLQHFKYYLHGHHFILRTDHISLLAYRNKKEPSARISRWLDFLAEFDFTLEYIKGSLNHVVDALSRPATKNEITTNEVSKVAIIEEIEDPTLVFPINSIERITPVDWYEDWIQDSWSAAVLVHLGLVQDVKINPTDKSLFDKYIKKLKLSKKAMARYKFDDQILYYDDRVCVPRSRRTELLNIYHDNILHGGHLVKLLRLINMPNYYWPSMTVDIRTYIKGCLQCQIMKKFRPKKDGQLEPLDIPQGRWLELSIGFVTGLPTTQSQNDMIMVVVDRFSKRAHFIAAQISLGSVGTLDLFYRFIFAYHGFPRTIVSDRDIRFTSSFYKEVTERLGIKLLLSSSNHPQTDGQTESVNKTLGRLLRSYCSQDQDNWDHFLPQVEFVYNSTFQRSIQASPFEVDLGYVPNEPLLDIGNELSARNLSAVDLSKTIKAISLRTTDFLKQSQEDMESHANETRTVNDYKLGEYVLLHRDAYFTGGRYLKIQPIFLGPFKIVKIGKITIELDLPSSFKKHRVINIKWIKKFVLDKDRYPKSLPRTSIERIQRAQEIIAVIGYDVESHEYYCKMKDVDPTLTCTYSLEEFNKLTSSKKSSLLNNFNTLVNTN; from the coding sequence ATGCCCTCACCAAACACAATTAAATCAGCTCAATCCTTTCTGGGAATGGTAAACTATTATAGGAATTTTATTCCCCAGTGCTCATTGTTGTCCAAAccttttgaatttatttctaaaaaatgTGATTGGTCCAAGAAACAAGATCAAGCGGTTATTACtctaaaacaaaaattatgcTCAGCACCCGTACTAGTCCCATTTATTCCTGGTGACGAATACCGTCTTTCTACAGATGCTAGCACTATCGCTCTTGGTGGGGTACTAGAACGTTTACACATGGGACAACTTGTTGGTGTAATTggttatttttcaaaaactgTTAATCCTACTCAAGCACGTTATCTGGTTGGAGAAATAGAGTTGTTGTCTATCATTCAAAACTTACAACACTTCAAATACTATCTACATGGACACCACTTCATCTTAAGAACTGATCATATATCCTTATTGGCATACAGAAATAAGAAAGAACCCTCTGCAAGAATTTCACGATGGTTAGACTTCTTAGCTGAGTTTGATTTCACCTTAGAATACATTAAAGGATCACTTAATCATGTCGTAGATGCCTTAAGTAGACCAGCTACGAAAAATGAGATTACCACTAACGAAGTTAGTAAAGTTGCaataattgaagaaattgaagatcCAACTTTGGTATTTCCAATAAACAGTATAGAGAGAATCACCCCAGTTGATTGGTATGAAGATTGGATCCAAGACTCCTGGTCCGCTGCAGTTTTGGTACATTTAGGTTTGGTTCAAGATGTCAAGATTAATCCTACTGATAAGTCGTTGTTTGATAAGTATATTAAGAAACTCAAGCTGTCCAAAAAAGCTATGGCTCGATACAAGTTTGATGaccaaatattatattatgatGATAGAGTCTGTGTACCCCGCTCCAGACGTACCGAACTACTAAACATTTATCACGATAACATATTGCATGGTGGTCATTTGGTGAAGTTACTAcgattaataaatatgcCTAATTACTATTGGCCTTCAATGACGGTAGATATTCGTACTTATATCAAAGGATGTTTACAATGccaaattatgaaaaaatttagacCTAAGAAAGATGGACAACTGGAACCATTAGATATTCCACAAGGACGTTGGCTAGAATTGTCAATTGGTTTTGTTACCGGACTTCCAACTACTCAATCTCAGAACGACATGATCATGGTTGTAGTTGATAGGTTTTCTAAAAGAGCCCATTTCATCGCCGCTCAAATATCCTTAGGATCGGTCGGTACGTTAGACTTATTTTATCGGTTTATTTTTGCTTATCATGGTTTTCCAAGAACGATTGTTTCAGATAGAGATATTAGATTCACCAGCTCGTTTTACAAAGAAGTGACAGAAAGACTAGGcatcaaattattactatctTCCTCTAATCATCCACAAACAGATGGTCAGACGGAAAGCGTTAACAAAACCTTAGGTCGGTTACTAAGAAGTTACTGTTCACAAGATCAAGATAATTGGGACCATTTTCTCCCTCAGGTTGAATTCGTTTACAATTCCACATTCCAACGTTCTATTCAAGCTTCACCATTTGAAGTAGATTTAGGTTATGTACCCAACGAACCATTACTAGACATTGGTAATGAGCTGTCGGCGCGTAATCTATCCGCTGTTGACTTATCAAAAACCATCAAGGCGATTTCTCTAAGAACTACAGATTTCCTCAAGCAATCACAAGAGGATATGGAATCACATGCGAATGAAACTCGAACGGTCAATGATTACAAACTCGGTGAATATGTGTTACTGCACCGTGATGCATATTTTACTGGGGGAAGGTACTTAAAGATCCAACCCATATTTTTAGGACCATTTAAGATTGTAAAAATAGGAAAAATCACCATTGAACTTGATCTGCCATCCTCCTTTAAGAAACATAGGGTTATCAATATAAAATGGATAAAAAAGTTTGTATTAGACAAAGATAGGTACCCAAAAAGTCTACCAAGAACCTCGATTGAACGAATACAGCGTGCTCAGGAAATAATTGCAGTCATAGGTTACGATGTGGAAAGCCACGAATACTACTGCAAGATGAAAGATGTTGATCCCACTCTAACCTGTACATACTCGttagaagaatttaataagttAACAAGCTCAAAGAAATCATCGTTGTTAAACAATTTCAATACGCTTGTGAATACAAATTAA
- the TBLA0C03840 gene encoding gag protein, whose protein sequence is MSSPVAVMPAEIKVPHDFTGERKDIIKLHSFLQSLEVQFVVKRVTNDYERICHLAANLYGPALDWFMTFSGNHDVSEMAFDAFKEAFKQAFQGKFDSYDVIQKLSSLTQKDKIEAYVSTFNRYRKLLPPRSLSNDVLINLFIKGLKPNTRKDLRLRTVSSFYEATQLAIRAEHCCYYPGISPLLDDNSTPTVDADGDVIMAISSTPRRVSSRSRYNTTSYHPRNSDDSWREKCRQLCSQNHLCFHCFSSGHVAAKCPKNSTRSARPRSHRSHRD, encoded by the coding sequence ATGTCTTCTCCTGTTGCTGTCATGCCAGCTGAAATTAAAGTTCCTCATGACTTTACCGGTGAGCGTAAGGATATTATCAAGTTGCATAGTTTTTTGCAATCCCTCGAAGTGCAGTTTGTCGTAAAACGTGTTACGAACGATTATGAACGTATCTGTCATTTGGCTGCTAATTTATATGGTCCGGCCTTAGACTGGTTCATGACCTTCTCTGGCAATCACGATGTGTCCGAAATGGCCTTTGACGCCTTCAAAGAGGCTTTTAAACAAGCCTTCCAAGGTAAGTTTGACTCCTATGATGTTATTCAGAAGCTTTCCTCGTTAACGCAAAAAGACAAGATCGAAGCCTACGTTTCAACCTTTAACCGTTACCGCAAACTCCTACCACCACGTTCCTTGAGTAATGATGTTTTAATCAATCTTTTCATTAAAGGGTTGAAACCAAACACTCGCAAAGACTTACGTTTAAGAACCGTATCCTCGTTTTACGAAGCAACCCAGTTGGCTATTCGTGCAGAACACTGCTGTTACTACCCTGGTATCTCTCcattattagatgataaTTCCACCCCTACGGTCGATGCCGATGGTGATGTCATTATGGCTATTTCCTCTACTCCTCGCCGTGTTTCGTCTCGTTCCCGATACAACACCACATCTTATCATCCTCGTAACTCGGATGATTCCTGGCGTGAAAAGTGTCGTCAATTGTGCTCTCAGAACCACCTCTGTTTCCACTGTTTCTCTAGCGGTCATGTAGCTGCTAAATGCCCAAAAAATTCCACTCGTTCCGCGAGGCCTAGATCACACCGTTCACACCGTGACTAA
- the TBLA0C03850 gene encoding glycoside hydrolase family 76 protein, translating to MNKLLLALSAVAAAGAIEIDTHSKESICNATSLIQDGLLDYYEGNRYGGTVGIFQPPYYWWQSGEAFGSLLNNWYLCQNDTYEKLIYDAILAQAGPNYDFVPKNQTMVEGNDDQGVFDMTILDAMERNFTAPPKGSPSWLDMNQRVFNSMYDRWDTTSCNGGIRWQIYSWNNGYDYKNAVSTGSLFHIAARLARYTGNASYFQVADTIFDWLTSVNYVMFDDKYGYVMDGASIEQNCTDITRIEWTYNFGIIMDGCAYLYNATNGSAKWEQCTTKLLAGAKDDFFDKNDIMYEAACQTNNKCNNDQRSFKALLARFLGTTSVLAPYTESTIKPMINASAIGAAKSCNGGYDGHTCGLSWQKGTNDGYYGMGEQMSALEIIQNLLINDYPPPLVAPNGGCFNETVNDTQTRLRPPRGLNVTSRTTLNGTVIPQGTFIYINDTNITGGVSVVLNSNTTAGSYLYLNSTNLTAGTYMFYEPSTQVDIVGGSIFNCSSNNLTHSFDLFCKLTNSSDGSFVFYNNTNLVNDLRNFYNTTNITIGTTILKGNTDANLTSSIISQNRKKIQTKS from the coding sequence ATGAATAAACTACTTCTCGCTCTATCGGCTGTGGCCGCAGCTGGAGCCATCGAAATCGATACCCACAGTAAGGAATCCATCTGTAACGCCACGTCGTTGATTCAGGACGGGCTGCTGGATTACTACGAGGGCAATCGTTACGGTGGTACCGTCGGTATTTTCCAGCCACCTTACTACTGGTGGCAATCCGGTGAAGCGTTCGGCTCACTGCTAAACAATTGGTATCTGTGTCAAAACGATACTTACGAAAAATTGATCTACGACGCTATCTTGGCCCAAGCTGGTCCTAATTATGATTTCGTCCCCAAGAATCAAACCATGGTCGAAGGTAACGATGATCAGGGTGTCTTCGATATGACTATCTTGGATGCCATGGAAAGAAACTTCACTGCCCCTCCAAAGGGTTCTCCATCTTGGTTGGACATGAACCAACGTGTTTTCAATTCCATGTACGACAGATGGGACACCACTTCTTGTAACGGTGGTATCAGATGGCAAATCTACTCTTGGAACAACGGGTACGACTACAAGAATGCAGTTTCTACTGGTTCCTTGTTCCACATCGCCGCTAGATTGGCCCGTTACACCGGTAATGCCTCTTATTTCCAGGTCGCAGACACCATCTTCGATTGGTTGACCTCGGTCAACTACGTCATGTTCGACGACAAGTACGGTTACGTCATGGACGGTGCCTCCATTGAACAGAACTGTACCGATATCACCCGAATCGAATGGACTTACAACTTTGGTATCATCATGGACGGTTGTGCTTATTTGTATAATGCCACCAACGGTTCCGCCAAATGGGAACAATGTACCACCAAATTGTTAGCCGGTGCCAAGGACGATTTCTTCGACAAGAATGATATCATGTACGAAGCTGCTTGTCAAACAAACAACAAATGTAACAACGACCAACGTTCTTTCAAAGCTTTGCTTGCCAGATTCTTGGGTACCACCAGTGTCCTTGCCCCCTACACCGAATCCACCATCAAGCCAATGATCAACGCTTCTGCCATCGGTGCTGCCAAATCATGTAACGGTGGTTACGACGGCCACACTTGTGGTTTAAGCTGGCAAAAGGGTACCAACGACGGTTACTACGGTATGGGTGAACAGATGTCTGCTTTGGAAATCATCCAAAACTTGTTGATCAACGATTACCCACCACCATTAGTCGCTCCAAACGGTGGTTGTTTCAACGAAACCGTCAACGACACTCAAACCCGTTTGAGACCTCCAAGAGGCTTGAACGTCACTTCAAGAACCACTTTGAACGGTACCGTCATCCCACAAGGTACTTTCATCTACATCAACGACACAAACATCACTGGTGGTGTTTCTGTTGTTTTGAATTCAAACACCACTGCCGGTTCTTACTTGTACTTGAACAGCACCAATTTGACCGCAGGTACCTACATGTTCTACGAACCATCCACCCAAGTCGACATCGTCGGAGGCTCCATCTTCAACTGTTCAAGCAACAACTTGACCCACTCCTTCGATTTATTCTGTAAATTGACAAACTCTTCCGACGGATCCTTTGTCTTTTACAACAATACAAACTTGGTTAACGATCTAAGAAACTTCTACAACACTACAAACATCACCATCGGTACCACCATCTTAAAGGGTAACACCGACGCAAACTTGACCTCTTCCATCATCTCTCAAAACAGAAAGAAAATCCAAACTAAATCATAA